From Vicinamibacterales bacterium, a single genomic window includes:
- a CDS encoding DinB family protein, translating into MAFNELLVSPVSYAPPAHVLEGLSDVEAVRRIDGIPHAVAELVAHLSFWQEWFLDRCRGTATPMAKHATDGWPPAPPGCWDETRRRFLEGLRQAAAVGSKADRLARPLSPAIESPRLSHYTVRDALTHVAVHNAHHLGQVVVLRQLLGRWPPPSGSWTW; encoded by the coding sequence ATGGCGTTCAACGAACTGCTCGTCAGCCCGGTCTCGTATGCGCCGCCCGCCCACGTGCTCGAGGGCCTGTCGGATGTGGAGGCCGTTCGCCGGATCGACGGCATCCCGCACGCAGTGGCCGAGCTGGTCGCGCACCTGTCGTTCTGGCAGGAATGGTTCCTGGATCGTTGCCGGGGAACGGCAACGCCGATGGCGAAGCACGCGACCGACGGCTGGCCGCCGGCGCCGCCGGGATGCTGGGACGAAACGCGGAGGCGCTTTCTCGAGGGATTGCGGCAAGCCGCGGCGGTGGGCTCAAAGGCGGATCGCCTGGCCCGGCCGCTCTCACCCGCCATTGAATCGCCGCGCCTGTCTCATTACACCGTGCGCGATGCGCTGACGCACGTCGCCGTGCACAACGCGCATCACCTCGGACAGGTCGTGGTGTTGAGGCAATTGCTCGGCCGTTGGCCCCCGCCGTCCGGCAGCTGGACCTGGTAA
- a CDS encoding ABC transporter permease codes for MSLRRLAHRWLALIRQGRLDRELDDEVLAHLEMAEQDGLARGLTPDEARREARLAFGGIPQMKEVHRDDRSARWVENFINDTRHGIAALRRDPAFTLVAVGVLALGIGANTAMFSLVDGVLFKPLPFPNPERIVRLWEAPSATTRNSTTTRNFVEFKRQNRSFAALSAESLSTATVSINGEPTRLNGRDVSADHFTVFGVQPILGRAFRADEDQPGADRVIMLSHAAWQQHFGGDRGILGRTVLLDNEPYQVIGVLPPGAFDRDRARPLEAPASFWRLNAFTAEELAASSHWLNPVGRLKPGVTIAQAQEDMLAVRARIADVIPQWKQDWSVTVEPFDQLLVGDRLRQSIYVALGAVVLVLLIACANITNLLLAQGAARQKEMAVRAALGASRGRIAAQLLAESLVLGLLGGAAGVGLAAVLIQAAVPLLPAMPFTADVTLNLRVLAFATATALAVSVLVGLWPAIRVSTGPAAAALNNAARGSSGAHDGARRLIVAAEVAVSVVLICGAFLLFKSLVRLQQVDIGARLDHVITMSIDLPRDRYPSGNHLAAFYPTLVERLNAVPGVDSASVSGDVPLEGTGGENLRMPGRDDRLLVRFKRADAAYFSTLGIPVVAGRGFTPEDRVGAPYVVVINEALARRLQDRFGVNNPVGQAVDLPALGFGRDRRAVMTVVGVIGNERVQSDLRAPVDEIAYVPIAQAPRMQIKLAVRTHGDAAAAVPAIREAVRQLDARLALADVRTMEQIWERSLSGLKEPVWLIGIFAAISALLAALGLYGVLAHSVARQRREIGIRMALGARANDVLAFVARGTLTMVGLGLVTGLAGAMALTRVTTSLLFEVSALDPWAFIAGGAAMATVALAAALVPARRATRIDPATALHREA; via the coding sequence GTGAGCCTCCGCCGCCTCGCCCACCGCTGGCTGGCGCTGATCCGCCAGGGCCGGCTCGATCGCGAACTGGACGATGAGGTGCTGGCGCACCTGGAGATGGCGGAACAGGACGGCCTCGCCCGCGGGCTGACGCCGGACGAGGCGCGCCGCGAAGCCCGGCTCGCCTTCGGCGGCATCCCGCAGATGAAAGAAGTCCATCGCGACGACCGCAGCGCGCGGTGGGTCGAGAACTTCATCAACGACACGCGCCATGGCATCGCCGCGCTCAGGCGCGACCCCGCCTTCACCCTGGTCGCGGTCGGCGTGCTGGCGCTCGGCATCGGCGCCAACACCGCGATGTTCAGCCTGGTGGATGGCGTGCTGTTCAAGCCGCTCCCCTTCCCCAACCCCGAACGCATCGTCCGCTTGTGGGAAGCGCCCTCGGCGACCACGCGCAACTCCACGACCACGCGCAACTTCGTCGAGTTCAAGCGGCAGAACCGGTCGTTCGCGGCGCTGTCGGCCGAGTCGTTGTCCACCGCCACGGTGTCGATCAACGGCGAGCCCACGCGCCTGAACGGGCGAGACGTGTCGGCGGATCATTTCACGGTGTTCGGCGTGCAGCCGATCCTGGGCCGCGCCTTCAGGGCGGATGAAGATCAGCCCGGCGCCGACCGGGTGATCATGCTGAGCCACGCCGCGTGGCAACAGCACTTCGGCGGCGACCGCGGCATTCTCGGCCGCACCGTGCTGCTCGACAACGAGCCCTACCAGGTGATCGGCGTCTTGCCCCCGGGCGCCTTCGACCGCGACCGGGCGCGGCCGCTGGAAGCGCCCGCGAGCTTCTGGCGATTGAACGCGTTCACGGCGGAGGAACTGGCGGCGAGCAGCCATTGGCTGAACCCGGTGGGGCGCCTCAAGCCGGGCGTCACGATCGCGCAGGCGCAGGAAGACATGCTCGCCGTTCGCGCGCGCATCGCGGACGTGATTCCGCAGTGGAAGCAGGACTGGAGCGTGACGGTCGAGCCGTTCGACCAGCTGCTGGTCGGGGATCGCCTGCGCCAGTCGATCTACGTGGCGCTGGGCGCCGTCGTGCTCGTGCTGCTGATCGCGTGCGCGAACATCACCAACCTGCTGCTGGCGCAGGGCGCCGCGCGCCAGAAGGAAATGGCCGTTCGCGCCGCGCTTGGCGCCAGCCGCGGCCGCATTGCCGCCCAGTTGCTGGCGGAAAGTTTGGTGCTCGGCCTCCTCGGTGGTGCCGCCGGCGTGGGCCTGGCCGCCGTCCTGATCCAGGCGGCGGTGCCGTTGTTGCCGGCCATGCCCTTCACGGCCGACGTCACCCTCAACCTGCGCGTGCTCGCCTTTGCCACCGCCACCGCGCTGGCGGTGTCGGTGCTGGTGGGGTTGTGGCCGGCCATCAGGGTCTCCACCGGTCCGGCGGCGGCCGCGCTCAACAACGCCGCCCGCGGCTCGTCCGGGGCGCACGATGGCGCCCGGCGACTGATCGTCGCGGCCGAAGTCGCGGTTTCGGTGGTTCTGATCTGCGGCGCCTTCCTGCTGTTCAAGAGCCTGGTGCGCCTGCAGCAGGTGGACATCGGGGCTCGCCTCGATCACGTGATCACGATGTCGATCGACCTGCCGCGTGACCGCTACCCGAGCGGCAATCACCTGGCGGCGTTCTATCCAACGCTGGTCGAGCGCCTCAACGCCGTACCTGGTGTTGACTCCGCTTCCGTCTCCGGCGACGTGCCGCTCGAAGGCACGGGCGGCGAGAACCTGCGGATGCCGGGGCGCGACGATCGCCTGCTGGTGCGATTCAAGCGGGCCGACGCGGCGTATTTCTCCACCCTCGGCATCCCGGTCGTCGCCGGCCGCGGCTTCACGCCGGAGGATCGCGTGGGCGCGCCTTACGTCGTGGTGATCAACGAGGCGCTGGCCCGCCGGCTCCAGGATCGGTTCGGGGTTAACAACCCGGTGGGACAGGCCGTGGACCTGCCCGCGCTGGGATTCGGCCGCGACCGCCGCGCCGTGATGACCGTGGTCGGCGTGATTGGCAACGAGCGCGTGCAGAGCGACTTGCGCGCGCCGGTCGACGAGATCGCCTACGTGCCGATTGCACAAGCGCCCCGCATGCAGATCAAGCTGGCCGTGCGCACGCACGGCGACGCCGCCGCGGCCGTGCCGGCCATTCGCGAGGCGGTGCGGCAGCTCGACGCGCGGCTGGCGCTCGCGGACGTGCGCACCATGGAGCAGATTTGGGAGCGCAGCCTCTCCGGGTTGAAAGAGCCGGTCTGGCTGATTGGGATCTTCGCGGCGATCTCGGCGCTGCTGGCCGCGCTCGGCCTCTACGGCGTGCTCGCCCACTCGGTCGCGCGGCAGCGGCGCGAGATCGGAATTCGCATGGCCCTCGGCGCGCGCGCGAATGACGTGCTGGCCTTCGTGGCGCGCGGCACGCTGACCATGGTCGGGCTGGGATTGGTGACGGGGCTCGCGGGAGCAATGGCGCTCACGCGCGTCACCACCAGCCTGTTGTTCGAAGTCTCCGCGCTCGACCCCTGGGCCTTCATCGCCGGCGGCGCGGCGATGGCCACGGTCGCGCTGGCCGCGGCGCTGGTCCCCGCCCGCCGCGCCACGCGGATCGATCCGGCCACGGCCTTGCACAGAGAAGCGTAG
- a CDS encoding S9 family peptidase, with translation MTLSPSRLLVAAMAVATLAVPISARQDARARAVDQQIDRIFSANEFALPRFGPARWLADGTAYTTVERAVEPAKGWDIARYDAATGARSILVPASRLMPEAAADAKSPDRQTTQSPNPSLSIDDYAWSDDGAKLLVFTNTQRVWRQNTRGDYWVLDLSSPAEARDAVVPGRRRESSGLKQLGAGAPASSLMFAKFSPDGTRVGYVRGNNIYVERIDDGRVTQLTRDGSETTINGTSDWVYEEELGVRDGFRWSPDGRSIAYWQFDSTGVGIFSLINNTDSLYPTITRIPYPKAGTTNSAVRIGVVSADGGDTTWVKTEGDPRDSYLARLNWIDASTVSIQQLNRLQNRNDFLASDIRNGEVKRVFRDESTTWVDVVEEVPWIEGGRTFLWMSERDGWQHVYRVPREGGAGRLLTKFDGDVTEMAGFDEKGGWLYFVASPHNAGQRYLYRSRLDGSGTPERVTPAIQPGTHRYDIAPGGRLAFHTYSRFDSPPVTDVIDLPGHKSLRALTDPAAVVTKLAPVLRPPVEFFTLDIGGGITLDGWMLKPSTFDPAKRYPVISHVYGEPAGQTVNDSWGGGRMLFHRALAEAGYIVLSVDNRGTPAPRGAAWRKVVYGTVGDLSSKEQAAAMRALVAKYPYLDGSRLGVWGWSGGGSGTLNAMFRFPDVYKVGVSVAPVPDQKLYDTIYQERYMGLPQQNVEGYRIGSPINFAAGLQGKLLIVHGSGDDNVHAQGTEKLVNRLIELGKPFDSMIYPNRTHGISEGPGTTPHVYKLIARYFLQHLPPGPR, from the coding sequence ATGACCCTGAGCCCATCCCGACTCTTGGTGGCCGCCATGGCGGTGGCGACGCTGGCGGTACCGATCTCGGCGCGCCAGGATGCGCGCGCGCGGGCGGTCGATCAGCAGATCGACCGCATCTTCTCCGCCAACGAGTTCGCGCTCCCGCGCTTCGGTCCGGCCCGCTGGCTGGCCGATGGCACCGCCTACACCACGGTCGAGCGCGCCGTCGAGCCCGCCAAGGGCTGGGACATCGCCCGCTACGACGCCGCCACCGGCGCCCGATCGATCTTGGTTCCGGCCTCCCGGCTCATGCCGGAGGCCGCGGCTGACGCCAAATCTCCAGATCGCCAAACCACCCAATCACCAAATCCTTCCCTGTCGATTGACGACTACGCCTGGTCGGACGATGGGGCGAAGCTGCTGGTGTTTACCAACACGCAGCGGGTGTGGCGCCAGAACACGCGCGGCGACTACTGGGTGCTCGACCTGAGTTCCCCCGCCGAAGCTCGTGATGCCGTCGTACCCGGGCGAAGGCGGGAGAGCAGCGGCCTGAAGCAGTTGGGCGCCGGCGCGCCGGCTTCGTCGCTGATGTTCGCCAAGTTCTCGCCGGACGGCACTCGCGTGGGCTACGTGCGCGGCAACAACATCTACGTCGAGCGCATCGACGACGGCCGGGTGACGCAGCTGACGCGTGATGGATCCGAGACCACGATCAACGGCACGTCCGACTGGGTCTACGAAGAAGAGCTGGGCGTGCGCGACGGCTTTCGCTGGAGCCCCGACGGCCGCTCGATTGCCTACTGGCAGTTCGACAGCACCGGCGTCGGCATCTTCTCGCTGATCAACAACACCGACAGCCTGTATCCGACCATCACGCGGATTCCGTATCCGAAGGCCGGCACCACCAATTCCGCGGTGCGCATCGGCGTGGTGAGCGCCGACGGCGGCGACACCACGTGGGTGAAGACGGAGGGCGACCCGCGCGACAGCTACCTGGCGCGGCTCAACTGGATCGACGCCAGCACCGTGTCCATCCAGCAGCTGAACCGCCTGCAGAACCGCAACGACTTCCTGGCGTCCGACATCAGGAACGGCGAGGTGAAACGCGTGTTCCGCGATGAGTCGACCACCTGGGTGGATGTCGTCGAGGAGGTGCCGTGGATCGAGGGCGGTCGCACCTTCCTCTGGATGAGCGAGCGCGACGGCTGGCAGCACGTGTATCGCGTGCCGCGCGAGGGCGGCGCCGGCCGGTTGCTCACGAAGTTCGACGGTGACGTCACCGAGATGGCGGGGTTCGACGAGAAGGGCGGCTGGCTGTACTTTGTCGCCTCGCCGCACAACGCCGGCCAGCGCTACCTGTACCGATCGAGGCTGGACGGCAGCGGCACGCCCGAACGGGTCACGCCCGCCATTCAGCCGGGCACGCATCGCTACGACATCGCGCCCGGCGGCCGCTTGGCATTCCACACCTACTCGCGGTTCGACAGCCCGCCGGTGACCGACGTGATTGACCTGCCGGGACACAAGTCCCTGCGGGCCCTCACCGATCCGGCGGCGGTGGTGACCAAGCTCGCCCCGGTCCTCAGGCCGCCGGTGGAGTTCTTCACCCTCGACATCGGCGGCGGCATCACGCTCGACGGCTGGATGCTCAAGCCGTCCACGTTCGATCCGGCGAAGCGTTACCCGGTGATCTCGCATGTCTATGGCGAGCCGGCCGGACAGACGGTCAACGACTCGTGGGGTGGCGGGCGGATGTTGTTCCACCGTGCTCTTGCCGAAGCGGGTTACATCGTGTTGAGCGTGGACAACCGCGGCACCCCGGCGCCGAGAGGCGCGGCGTGGCGGAAGGTCGTGTACGGCACGGTGGGGGACCTGTCATCGAAGGAGCAGGCCGCCGCCATGCGTGCCCTGGTCGCGAAGTATCCCTATCTCGACGGCAGTCGCCTTGGCGTGTGGGGATGGAGCGGTGGCGGCTCCGGCACGCTCAACGCGATGTTCCGGTTCCCCGATGTCTACAAGGTCGGCGTGTCGGTGGCGCCGGTGCCGGACCAGAAGCTGTACGACACCATCTACCAGGAGCGTTACATGGGCCTGCCGCAGCAGAACGTGGAAGGCTACCGCATCGGATCGCCGATCAATTTCGCGGCAGGGCTGCAAGGGAAGCTGCTGATCGTCCACGGCTCCGGGGACGACAACGTGCACGCGCAGGGCACCGAGAAGCTGGTGAACCGCCTGATCGAACTCGGCAAGCCGTTCGACTCGATGATCTATCCCAACCGGACGCACGGCATCTCCGAAGGCCCCGGCACCACGCCCCACGTCTACAAGCTGATTGCCAGGTACTTTCTCCAGCACCTGCCGCCCGGGCCGCGATAG
- a CDS encoding creatininase family protein: MKNRVLFSLFALPVLFVLTVSAQRPDTAPATMSSGKPPDTVFIEELTWAEVRDLVAAGTTSVIVGTAGTEQKGPHMVDGEHKFVMTWSADKVARALGKTLVAPIVTYVPEGSWENPGGHMGKPGTITLPEDRFVELLVMTGRSLKAGGFKKILFLGESGGNRTGMRAAAEKLNALWQGAATAYWVDDYYTKAHAQQNTWAAKYLKVADDQVGNHANILDTSELLFVAPKHIRRDRLTGNDYPNNGVSGNNQSKSTPEVGKALLQIKVDLALAQVKRMLDGSEPPVAAPQAPRGGGGRGGPQNAPAGPPQPTMVTAPAGLTPTKAPDTVFIDELTWEENRDAMKAGKTVFIVPTGGTEKNGYHMVMGKHNYTVTHAANVMARRLKNALVAPVIQYVPEGDPDRQNAGAISLPSPAYDLLLDAAARSLKAHGATDILFIGDSGGNQAGMTAVANKLNEEWKGGTTKVYALTAYYEDGRVHYRAWMQAAFGYDDEMIGSHAGISDTAQMLHVNPAGVRKNMLMAWGGPKDSGVSGDPMKATAEIGRMGIEFKVNAAIAQYKLLKNPPQPRGRGGNPRGY, translated from the coding sequence ATGAAGAATCGCGTGCTTTTCAGTCTCTTCGCGCTCCCGGTGTTGTTCGTCCTGACGGTCTCCGCGCAGCGTCCCGACACCGCGCCGGCGACCATGTCTTCGGGCAAGCCGCCCGATACGGTATTCATCGAAGAATTGACGTGGGCCGAGGTTCGGGACCTCGTCGCCGCCGGCACCACGAGCGTGATCGTCGGCACCGCTGGTACCGAGCAGAAGGGGCCGCACATGGTGGACGGCGAGCACAAGTTCGTCATGACCTGGTCGGCCGACAAGGTCGCCCGCGCGCTCGGCAAGACGCTGGTGGCGCCGATCGTCACCTACGTGCCCGAGGGCAGCTGGGAAAACCCCGGCGGCCACATGGGCAAGCCGGGCACCATCACGCTGCCCGAAGATCGCTTCGTCGAGCTGCTGGTCATGACGGGCCGCAGCCTGAAGGCCGGCGGCTTCAAGAAGATCCTGTTCCTCGGTGAGTCGGGCGGCAACCGCACCGGCATGCGCGCCGCGGCCGAGAAGCTCAACGCCTTGTGGCAGGGCGCCGCGACCGCCTACTGGGTGGACGACTACTACACCAAGGCGCACGCGCAGCAGAACACGTGGGCGGCGAAGTACCTGAAGGTGGCCGACGACCAGGTCGGCAACCACGCGAACATTCTCGACACCTCGGAACTGTTGTTCGTCGCGCCGAAGCACATTCGCCGCGATCGCCTGACCGGCAACGACTACCCGAACAACGGCGTGAGCGGCAACAACCAGTCGAAGTCGACACCAGAAGTGGGCAAGGCCCTGCTGCAGATCAAGGTCGACCTGGCACTGGCACAGGTCAAGCGGATGTTGGACGGCAGCGAGCCGCCGGTGGCCGCGCCGCAGGCGCCCAGGGGCGGCGGCGGTCGCGGCGGTCCCCAGAACGCGCCGGCGGGCCCGCCGCAGCCGACCATGGTGACCGCGCCCGCGGGCCTGACGCCGACCAAGGCGCCCGACACCGTGTTCATCGACGAGCTGACATGGGAAGAGAACCGCGACGCGATGAAGGCCGGCAAGACGGTGTTCATCGTCCCGACCGGCGGCACCGAGAAGAACGGCTACCACATGGTGATGGGCAAGCATAACTACACCGTGACCCATGCCGCGAACGTGATGGCGCGCCGGCTGAAGAACGCGCTCGTCGCCCCGGTCATCCAGTACGTGCCGGAAGGCGATCCCGACCGGCAGAACGCCGGCGCCATCTCGCTGCCGTCGCCGGCCTACGACCTGCTGCTCGATGCCGCCGCCCGCAGCCTCAAGGCCCACGGCGCCACCGACATCCTGTTCATCGGCGACAGCGGCGGCAACCAGGCCGGCATGACCGCGGTGGCCAACAAGCTGAACGAGGAATGGAAGGGCGGCACCACCAAGGTCTACGCGCTGACCGCCTATTACGAAGACGGCCGCGTCCACTACCGCGCCTGGATGCAGGCGGCGTTCGGTTACGACGACGAGATGATCGGTTCGCACGCCGGCATCAGCGACACCGCGCAGATGCTGCACGTGAACCCGGCGGGCGTCCGCAAGAACATGCTGATGGCGTGGGGCGGACCGAAAGACTCGGGCGTGTCCGGTGATCCGATGAAGGCCACCGCTGAAATCGGCCGCATGGGCATCGAGTTCAAGGTGAACGCGGCCATTGCGCAGTACAAGCTTCTGAAGAACCCGCCGCAACCGAGAGGCCGCGGCGGCAACCCGCGCGGGTACTAA
- a CDS encoding NADP-dependent isocitrate dehydrogenase, whose product MAKIKVKNPVVEMDGDEMTRIIWQKIREQLILPYLDIDLKYFDLGIEARDKTGDQITIDSANATRQYGVAVKCATITPDEARVKEFGLKQMWKSPNGTIRNILDGTIFREPIICKNVPRLVPHWDKPVVVARHGFGDVYRATDFTFPGAGTLTLSWTPDGGGEPISREIIKTKGSGVALGMFNLDASIEGFARACFTYALGRNYPVYLSTKNTILKVYDGAFKNTFQRVYDAEFKPRFEAQGLTYEHRLIDDMVASNLKWSGGYLWACKNYDGDVQSDTVAQGYGSLGLMTSVLMSPDGKAVEAEAAHGTVTRHYRMHQQGKPTSTNPIASIYAWTRGLQYRGRFDGTPDVVAFAEKVEKVCVDVVESGRMTKDLAILIRPDHPYLTTEEFLGAIDTELRARM is encoded by the coding sequence GTGGCCAAGATCAAGGTCAAGAACCCCGTCGTCGAAATGGACGGCGACGAGATGACGCGCATCATCTGGCAGAAGATTCGCGAGCAGCTCATTCTTCCGTATCTCGATATCGACCTGAAGTACTTCGACCTCGGCATCGAGGCGCGCGACAAGACCGGCGATCAGATCACGATCGATTCGGCCAACGCCACGCGCCAGTACGGGGTCGCGGTGAAGTGCGCGACCATCACGCCGGATGAAGCGCGCGTCAAGGAGTTCGGCCTCAAGCAGATGTGGAAGTCCCCGAACGGGACCATCCGCAACATCCTCGATGGCACGATCTTCCGCGAGCCGATCATCTGCAAGAACGTGCCGCGCCTGGTGCCACACTGGGACAAGCCGGTCGTCGTCGCCCGCCACGGCTTCGGCGACGTCTACCGCGCGACCGACTTCACGTTCCCTGGCGCCGGCACCCTGACCCTGAGTTGGACGCCCGACGGCGGCGGCGAGCCCATCTCGCGCGAGATTATCAAGACCAAGGGCAGCGGCGTTGCCCTGGGCATGTTCAACCTCGATGCCTCGATCGAGGGCTTCGCGCGCGCCTGCTTCACCTACGCGCTGGGCCGGAACTATCCGGTCTACCTGTCCACCAAGAACACCATCCTCAAGGTGTATGACGGCGCGTTCAAAAACACCTTCCAGCGCGTCTACGACGCCGAGTTCAAGCCGCGGTTCGAGGCCCAGGGCCTGACCTACGAGCACCGCCTGATCGACGACATGGTGGCATCGAACCTGAAGTGGAGCGGCGGCTACCTGTGGGCCTGCAAGAACTACGACGGCGACGTCCAGTCCGACACCGTGGCGCAGGGCTACGGCTCGCTCGGCCTGATGACCTCGGTGCTGATGTCGCCGGACGGCAAGGCCGTGGAGGCCGAGGCCGCGCACGGCACCGTGACCCGTCACTACCGCATGCACCAGCAGGGCAAGCCGACGTCCACCAACCCGATCGCGTCGATCTACGCGTGGACCCGCGGCCTCCAGTATCGCGGCCGCTTCGACGGCACGCCCGACGTGGTGGCGTTCGCCGAGAAGGTCGAGAAGGTGTGCGTCGACGTCGTCGAGTCTGGCCGCATGACCAAGGACCTCGCGATTCTGATCAGGCCGGACCACCCCTACCTGACGACCGAGGAGTTCCTGGGCGCGATTGACACCGAGCTCCGCGCGAGGATGTAG
- a CDS encoding DPP IV N-terminal domain-containing protein codes for MGLTLARVVALGLVLAASTVTGQSPATPRIVTPFPTGLSGTLAFQSDLAGPDNPQGRTRLYTLDLATGSIAAITRGRDHRDENPRWSPDGTRLAFKSNRGTNNYDLYVMDANGGNVVRLTDHPANDQDPAWMPDGQSLIFTSERDSRGDLYRVWLSDRRVERLTRSFVGRAIMPNVSPDGRSIAFAAQTLERLNFWDFQIHVLDLVTGRSRALDNSGGACWPTWSPDGQSIASVLLATEPSTIQVRRADGGGARTVRGDVSRWHYYPEWSRDGRLLVISVSPAHHDGEDWDLAVVAPDDSRPYQRLTTGPGNDRLPDWKP; via the coding sequence ATGGGACTCACGCTCGCCAGGGTCGTCGCGCTGGGGCTGGTGCTCGCCGCCTCCACGGTCACGGGCCAGTCGCCGGCCACTCCGCGGATCGTGACGCCGTTTCCCACGGGGCTGTCCGGAACGCTGGCCTTCCAGTCCGACCTGGCGGGACCGGACAACCCGCAGGGCCGCACGCGCCTCTACACCCTGGACCTGGCGACCGGATCGATCGCGGCGATCACGCGCGGCCGCGATCATCGCGACGAAAACCCGCGCTGGTCGCCGGACGGCACGCGCCTCGCTTTCAAATCCAACCGCGGCACCAACAACTACGACCTCTACGTGATGGACGCGAACGGCGGCAACGTGGTCCGCCTGACGGACCATCCCGCCAACGACCAGGACCCGGCGTGGATGCCGGACGGGCAGAGCCTGATCTTCACTTCGGAACGGGACAGCCGCGGCGACCTGTATCGCGTGTGGCTCAGCGATCGCCGGGTGGAGCGCCTCACCCGCAGCTTCGTCGGCCGCGCGATCATGCCCAACGTGTCGCCAGACGGCCGCTCGATTGCGTTTGCGGCGCAGACGCTCGAGCGCCTGAATTTCTGGGATTTCCAGATCCACGTGCTCGACCTCGTCACCGGCCGGAGCCGTGCCCTCGACAACAGCGGCGGCGCCTGCTGGCCCACGTGGTCGCCGGACGGCCAATCGATCGCCAGCGTGTTGCTCGCCACCGAGCCCTCCACCATCCAGGTGCGCCGCGCCGACGGCGGCGGGGCGCGGACCGTGCGCGGCGACGTGTCACGCTGGCACTACTACCCCGAATGGTCGCGCGACGGCCGCCTGCTGGTCATCTCGGTCAGCCCCGCCCACCACGACGGCGAAGACTGGGACCTCGCGGTGGTGGCGCCTGACGACTCGCGTCCCTACCAGCGCCTGACCACCGGCCCCGGCAACGACCGGTTACCGGACTGGAAACCGTAA
- a CDS encoding alkaline phosphatase family protein: MRRLFAALFVFVLLPGCAGGRGAASAPGSRPARPQPTPAPPEAPAASPLRQRWLEMFARGYFPGRSGQVFMVPREGDVITDHDPLYVFMHGSPWDYDTRIPILFHGAPFVKAGQWPDAAAQQDIAPTVGTLMGAPAAATYTGRVLANALAPGTARPRVVSIMVLDAMRADYFDTYAAVMPTLSRLRREGAWFAEARATVLPTVTGVGHATIGTGTDPRVHGITVNNLFNRATGRPQPAYEGLDPRELMALTLADTWNLVTDGQAVIIGQGGAIRATAGLVGHGSCLVGAKKVLAASYGGADGGWETNPQCYTMPAALKPLVGRRVWEDAGGTWMGHDIASASKFRASSLFQKFEGEALRAVVGASGAGADEVTDLVVVNMKGPDYVGHQYGPDSAELKETLAELDRQVTAYLALIDGKAGPGRSLTVITADHGTPGEPAPGRRHYIEDITPMIHARFDPEGKIVQYYGDAANNQIYVDTARLRSLGFTLKDVTTMLEGLGYFAAAFTEDEVRAAQARLPK, translated from the coding sequence ATGCGCCGTTTGTTCGCCGCCCTGTTTGTCTTTGTCCTTCTCCCCGGCTGCGCCGGCGGGCGTGGCGCCGCCTCAGCCCCTGGGTCGCGGCCGGCGCGGCCGCAGCCGACGCCGGCACCGCCGGAAGCCCCGGCGGCCTCGCCGTTGCGCCAGCGCTGGCTCGAGATGTTCGCGCGCGGCTACTTCCCCGGACGCAGCGGCCAGGTGTTCATGGTGCCGCGCGAGGGCGACGTCATCACCGATCACGACCCGCTCTACGTCTTCATGCACGGCTCGCCGTGGGACTACGACACGCGCATCCCGATCCTGTTCCACGGTGCCCCGTTCGTGAAGGCCGGGCAGTGGCCCGACGCCGCGGCGCAGCAGGACATCGCCCCCACCGTTGGCACGCTGATGGGCGCGCCGGCCGCGGCCACCTACACCGGCAGGGTGCTCGCCAATGCCCTTGCGCCCGGGACCGCGCGGCCGCGCGTGGTATCGATCATGGTGCTCGACGCCATGCGCGCCGACTACTTCGACACCTATGCGGCGGTGATGCCGACCCTGTCGCGCCTGCGCCGCGAGGGCGCGTGGTTCGCCGAGGCGCGCGCGACCGTGCTGCCCACCGTGACCGGCGTGGGGCATGCCACCATCGGCACCGGCACCGATCCTCGCGTGCACGGCATCACCGTCAACAACCTGTTCAACCGCGCCACGGGCCGGCCGCAGCCCGCCTACGAAGGGCTCGACCCGCGGGAGTTGATGGCGCTGACGCTGGCCGACACGTGGAACCTCGTCACCGACGGGCAGGCCGTGATCATCGGCCAGGGCGGGGCCATTCGGGCCACCGCCGGCCTGGTCGGCCACGGCTCCTGCCTGGTGGGCGCGAAGAAGGTGCTGGCGGCCAGTTACGGCGGCGCCGATGGCGGATGGGAAACCAACCCGCAGTGCTACACCATGCCGGCGGCACTGAAGCCGCTCGTGGGGCGGCGCGTGTGGGAAGACGCCGGCGGCACCTGGATGGGCCACGACATTGCCAGCGCCTCGAAATTCCGCGCCTCGAGCCTGTTCCAGAAGTTCGAGGGCGAGGCGCTGCGCGCCGTGGTCGGCGCCTCTGGCGCCGGCGCGGACGAGGTCACCGATCTGGTTGTCGTCAACATGAAGGGACCCGACTACGTCGGCCACCAGTACGGACCCGACTCGGCCGAGCTGAAAGAGACGCTGGCCGAGCTCGATCGGCAGGTGACGGCGTACCTGGCGCTCATCGACGGCAAGGCCGGGCCCGGCCGCAGCCTGACGGTGATTACCGCGGACCACGGCACACCGGGCGAGCCGGCGCCGGGGCGCCGGCACTACATCGAGGACATCACGCCGATGATCCACGCGCGCTTCGATCCGGAGGGCAAGATCGTCCAGTACTACGGTGACGCGGCGAACAACCAGATCTACGTCGACACCGCGCGCCTGCGGTCGCTCGGCTTCACGCTGAAGGATGTGACCACCATGCTCGAAGGCCTGGGCTACTTCGCCGCGGCGTTCACCGAGGACGAGGTCAGGGCCGCGCAGGCACGGCTGCCGAAGTAA